GCTTACCGCGCTGATTAACGATTATTTCGGCGAGGGCGGATAATATGGCCATCGTATTGTACGGCGTGAGCGCAGGCAAAGGCATAGCCATCGGCCGCGCCCATCTGATTACGCGCGGTATGCACGAAGTGCCGCAATATGATCTGGAACCCGCCGGGATCGAAAGCGAAACGGCGCGATATGAAACGGCCGTGAAAGCCGCCCGCCGCGAGCTGGAGCAGCTGCGCAGCGCACTGCCCGAAAACGCCCCCACCGAGCTTGGCGCGTTTATTTCGCTGCACCTGATGCTGCTCACCGATGTTACCCTGTCGCGCGAGCCTGTCGATATTATCGAAGAGCAGCACATCAATGCAGAGTGGGCGCTGAAGCTGCAAACCGACAAGCTCTCCGCCCAGTTTGACGAAATCGATGATGCCTATCTGCGCGAGCGCAAGCAGGATATGCTCCAAGTGGCCGGGCGCATCCACAACCGGCTGGCCGGCCAGGGCAACGAGCTCAACCTCGAGGGCAGCCTGCTTGGAGACACCGTGTTGGTGGCCAACGATATTTCGCCCGCCGACACCGTGTATTTCAAAGAAGAGCGGGTGGCTGCTTTCGTTACCGATATCGGCGGCCCCACCAGCCACACCGCCATTCTCGGCCGCAGCCTCAACATTCCCTCGGTTATCGGCCTGCACAACGCCCGCAAGCTGATCAGCGAAAACGAATGGGTGATTGTAGACGGCATCAACGGCATCTTAATCATCAACCCCGATGAGCCGGTGTTGAAAGAATACCGTGCCCGCGCCCGCGAATACCGCGCCCGCACCCGCGAGCTCAACAAAATCAAAAAAACCGCCGCCACTACGCAGGACGGCATCAATATCGAACTGCTTGCCAATATCGAATCGCTCGAAGACATCACACGCTTGAACGAAACCGGGGCAGACGGCGTGGGCTTGTTCCGCAGCGAATTTCTCTATCTCAACCGCGACACCATGCCCTCTGAAGACGAGCAATACGCCGTGTATGCCCGGTTTGTCAAAAAACTCAAAGGCAAAAGCCTCACCATACGCACCGTGGATTTGGGGGTGGACAAAAACCCGCGCTGGTTTGGCCAAAACACCACCCCCAACGGCAGCCTCAACCCTGCCCTGGGGCTGACCGGCATCCGTCTGTGCCTGGCCGAGCCGGTGATGTTCCGCACGCAGATGCGCGCTATTTTGCGTGCCGCCGCCCACGGGCCGGTGAAAATGATGTGGCCGATGATTACCGACACCGCCGAGCTGAAGCAGTGCCTGCTGCATCTGGAAACCGCCAAACGGCAGCTTGCCGAGCGCGAAGAGTCCTTCGGCGGCATATCGACCGGCTGCATGATAGAAATCCCCGCCGCCGCACTCACCGTGGCCGGCCTGCTCAAACACGTTGATTTCATTTCTATCGGCACCAACGATTTAATCCAATACACCCTGTCGGTGGATCGCGGCGACGATGCCGTGAGCTATCTCTACCAGCCCGGGCATCCCGCCGTGCTCAAGCTGGTGCAGCACGTTATCCGCACCGCCAACCGCATGGGCAAAACCGTGTCGGTGTGCGGCGAGATGGCCGGCGACACCCACTATACCCGCCTTTTGCTCGGCATGGGGCTGCGGCGGTTTTCGATGAACCCCAACAACCTGCTGGCGGTGAAAAATATCGTGCTGCACAGCAACACGCTGGCGCTCGAAAACGAAACCGCCCGCCTGATGCGCCAGGAAGATCCTGAAAAATTGGAAAAACTGCTTAAAGCCATGAACGCGCAAGAAGAGGCCGTCTGAAAGCGTTCAGACGGCCTTTGTTAATCCTCGCTGCCTTTGGTGATGCCCACGGCTTTGTGGGTATGATGAAGTCGGTGGTGTTTGGGCTTGCAGGCCATATCGTGCCGTGCTTGCCGGGTTTGCCCCGCTTGTTTTTCCCGCGCAGCGCAACAGATATTTTTGCAGAATGGTTCAAGGCCGTCTGAAACGTTTCAGACGGCCTTTGTTAATCTCCGCCCCTTTGGCGATGCCCACGGCTTTGTGGGTGTGATGAAGTCGGTGGTGTTTGAGCTTGCAGGCCATATCGTGCCGTGCTTGCCGGGTTTGCCCCGCTTGTTTTTCCCGCGCAGCGAAACAGATATTTTTGCAGAATGCTTCAAGGCCGTCTGAAATGTTTCAGACGGCCTTGAACCATGCCGGGCGTATCGTGGTAAACCTGCTTTATTTTCTGTTGCGGATTTCCGTTACGGCCAAGCCCGCAGTGTGCCGGCGGCCTGCTTTGTGCCGCGCGGCTGCAATAAATTGCCGCTAATGGGCATCTTGGCTCAAATCCACCTGTTCCAGCGGAACTTTGCGCGTTTTGTAGCGCAGTTTGTGGTAGAAATAAAAACTGAAAAATACCGGCAGCCCCATATAGGTGATAATCAGGCGGTCCCAGTCGAAGTTGCCGTTGAGCACCAGCTCGGTGTCTTGGCCGATAATCACCAGCACACACAAGGCCAGAGCCAGCAGCGAGCCGAAGGGGAACCATTTGGCGCGGTATGCGAGCGCGTTCAAATCTTTGCCCTGCGCGACGTAGGCACGGCGGAAACGGTAGTGGCTCACGGCAATGCCCAGCCAGGCGATAAAGCCGGTCAAACCCGAAGCGGCCAGAATGTATTGGTAAACATTGTCGCTCACCAATTGCAGCGCAAACACCAAGAGCACAACGATGCCGGTGGCCAGCAGCGACATCACCGGTACGCCCGATGCGTTGGTGCGGGCAAAAATTCTGTAGGCCAGGCCGTCTTTGCCCATGGCGTAGAGCATGCGGGTGGAGGCATACATGCCGGAGTTGCCCGCCGATAAAATCGAGGTGAGAATCACGGCGTTCATTACGGCGGCGGCAAAGGCCAGCCCTGCGCGTTCAAATACCAGGGTAAACGGCGATTTGGCGATTTCGTTTACATCGGCACCCAAAAGCTGCGGGCTGGTGTAGGGAATCAGCAGGCCGATAACCAAAATGGCGAGAATGTAGAAAATCAGAATGCGCCAGAAAACCTGTTTCACGGCTTTGGGAATGCTTTTTTCGGGGTTTTCCGACTCGCCGGCGGTGATGCCGATAAGTTCGGTACCCTGAAACGAGAAGCCGGCAATCAGAAACACGCCCAGCATGGTGAGAAACCTGCCGCCGGTGCCGTCGCCCAAAAACGGTGCATCGCCCATCGTCATGTTGCCCAGCCCCACATATTGCCCGCCGAGTATGCCGAAAATGGTGAGTACGCCCACGCCGAGAAACACCATCACGGTAATCACTTTAATCAGCGCAAACCAATATTCCGATTCGCCGTAAGCCCGCACCGATAATGTGTTGAGTAGGAAAATCATTAAGAAAAACAAAAGGCTCCATGCCCACGGTGCCATAAACCGCATCGGCTCCCAATAGGTGATGACCACCGCCGCAATTACCACGTCGGCCGCAACCGTAATCACCCAGTTGAACCAGTAGTTCCAGCCCAGCGCG
This genomic interval from Neisseria musculi contains the following:
- a CDS encoding amino acid permease is translated as MIAIGGSIGTGLFMASGTAINAAGPGGALAAYAAIGLMVYFLMTSLGEMATYLPTSGSFSTYASRFVDPSLGFALGWNYWFNWVITVAADVVIAAVVITYWEPMRFMAPWAWSLLFFLMIFLLNTLSVRAYGESEYWFALIKVITVMVFLGVGVLTIFGILGGQYVGLGNMTMGDAPFLGDGTGGRFLTMLGVFLIAGFSFQGTELIGITAGESENPEKSIPKAVKQVFWRILIFYILAILVIGLLIPYTSPQLLGADVNEIAKSPFTLVFERAGLAFAAAVMNAVILTSILSAGNSGMYASTRMLYAMGKDGLAYRIFARTNASGVPVMSLLATGIVVLLVFALQLVSDNVYQYILAASGLTGFIAWLGIAVSHYRFRRAYVAQGKDLNALAYRAKWFPFGSLLALALCVLVIIGQDTELVLNGNFDWDRLIITYMGLPVFFSFYFYHKLRYKTRKVPLEQVDLSQDAH
- the ptsP gene encoding phosphoenolpyruvate--protein phosphotransferase — its product is MAIVLYGVSAGKGIAIGRAHLITRGMHEVPQYDLEPAGIESETARYETAVKAARRELEQLRSALPENAPTELGAFISLHLMLLTDVTLSREPVDIIEEQHINAEWALKLQTDKLSAQFDEIDDAYLRERKQDMLQVAGRIHNRLAGQGNELNLEGSLLGDTVLVANDISPADTVYFKEERVAAFVTDIGGPTSHTAILGRSLNIPSVIGLHNARKLISENEWVIVDGINGILIINPDEPVLKEYRARAREYRARTRELNKIKKTAATTQDGINIELLANIESLEDITRLNETGADGVGLFRSEFLYLNRDTMPSEDEQYAVYARFVKKLKGKSLTIRTVDLGVDKNPRWFGQNTTPNGSLNPALGLTGIRLCLAEPVMFRTQMRAILRAAAHGPVKMMWPMITDTAELKQCLLHLETAKRQLAEREESFGGISTGCMIEIPAAALTVAGLLKHVDFISIGTNDLIQYTLSVDRGDDAVSYLYQPGHPAVLKLVQHVIRTANRMGKTVSVCGEMAGDTHYTRLLLGMGLRRFSMNPNNLLAVKNIVLHSNTLALENETARLMRQEDPEKLEKLLKAMNAQEEAV